Proteins from a genomic interval of Xiphophorus maculatus strain JP 163 A chromosome 7, X_maculatus-5.0-male, whole genome shotgun sequence:
- the LOC111609364 gene encoding acetylcholinesterase collagenic tail peptide-like, with the protein MLTMLLLGWTTLLSGLPHAASSLTSRFPVSRGSRGPARKCEVFILPPLPPPMFPPIKHKAELMVDMTEHITGPTGEKGCRGLRGAKGKPGVTGPKGEPGPQGPLGKPGQKGEEGERGWRGLYGDIGTPGMIKGSKGHPGLGGDKGLKGHRGPSGEKGERGIPGTAGEQGHLGQKGDRGLMGEQGTRGEPGTRGKMGLKGSMGPAGEQGDPGAAGLPGLHGEPGLPGQVYILPGLQGDSGSRGPPAPCSCPQGQSSQRPSDNVLTVFVADGEKEMRRLRAENVMVLRTDRRSLYIYTDSQWMNILEGRRLHPDI; encoded by the exons ATGCTGACGATGCTGCTTCTGGGGTGGACTACATTACTTTCTGGCCTCCCACATGCAGCTTCCTCTTTAACATCCC GATTTCCAGTGAGTAGAGGCAGCAGGGGGCCGGCTCGGAAATGTGAAGTCTTCATCCtgcctcctctgcctcctccgaTGTTTCCTCCaatcaaacacaaagcagagctGATG GTCGACATGACAGAACACATCACAGGACCCACAGGGGAAAAG ggCTGCAGAGGGCTGCGAGGAGCAAAG gGGAAACCTGGTGTGACAGGTCCAAAAGGAGAGCCAGGACCACAAGGTCCTCTGGGAAAACCAGGTCAGAAG GGGGAGGAAGGTGAGAGAGGCTGGAGGGGTCTGTATGGAGACATCGGAACTCCTGGGATGATAAAG GGCAGTAAAGGTCATCCAGGACTCGGG GGCGACAAGGGTCTCAAAGGACACAGAGGCCCCTCAGGAGAGAAG GGCGAGCGTGGCATCCCTGGGACGGCCGGAGAACAG GGACACCTGGGCCAGAAGGGAGACAGAGGTCTGATGGGGGAGCAAGGAACAAGAGGAGAGCCAGGAACCAGAGGAAAGATG GGCTTAAAAGGTTCTATGGGACCGGCTGGGGAACAGGGAGACCCCGGTGCAGCAGGACTGCCTGGTCTACATGGAGAGCCTGGTCTACCTGGACAAG TGTACATCCTGCCTGGCCTGCAGGGAGACTCCGGCAGCAGAGGACCCCCGGCCCCCTGCAGCTGCCCAcagggtcaaagttcacagaGACCATCGGACAACGTCCTGACG GTGTTTGTCGCAGACGGAGAGAAAGAGATGAGGCGGCTGCGGGCGGAGAACGTGATGGTGCTGCGGACggacagaagatctctctacaTCTACACAGATTCCCAGTGGATGAACATCCTG GAGGGCCGCAGACTACACCCTGACATCTAA